The following are encoded in a window of Rosa chinensis cultivar Old Blush chromosome 4, RchiOBHm-V2, whole genome shotgun sequence genomic DNA:
- the LOC112198902 gene encoding NAC domain-containing protein 68-like — protein MEESRGNQLPGQRFCPMEDELVLFYLKPMLSGQIVPGRNRVVFDCDLYGHQEPWEIWEAFKTKRPHDLRLNKDIYFFTQHKKMSSTAKRVRRNVGSGTWKGDDAGKPVRSVETGRVVGLKKRYTYKNDDSVHNGCWILYEFYLDQSLRDNKQKLEDYVLCLLRKNGEPKTKIEKKESNVKRKRFLKTFMPLMMEKNRKGSKKSCLSHKRSGNERCHPLVMHH, from the coding sequence ATGGAGGAGAGCAGAGGCAATCAACTTCCTGGCCAGAGGTTCTGCCCCATGGAAGATGAACTAGTTCTCTTCTACCTCAAGCCCATGTTGAGCGGACAGATCGTGCCCGGCAGAAACCGCGTGGTGTTCGACTGCGACCTCTACGGTCACCAAGAACCTTGGGAGATATGGGAGGCCTTCAAGACCAAAAGACCACACGACTTGAGGCTCAACAAGGACATTTACTTCTTCACCCAACACAAGAAGATGAGTTCCACAGCCAAGCGCGTACGCCGGAATGTTGGAAGTGGCACCTGGAAGGGCGACGACGCCGGCAAGCCAGTACGATCTGTTGAAACTGGTCGTGTTGTTGGCTTGAAGAAAAGATATACTTACAAGAACGATGACTCGGTTCACAACGGCTGTTGGATCTTGTATGAGTTCTACCTTGATCAATCACTCAGAGACAATAAACAAAAGCTGGAAGACTATGTTCTTTGTCTACTACGAAAGAATGGTGAACCCAAAACCAAgatcgaaaagaaagaaagcaacgTGAAGAGGAAGAGGTTCTTGAAAACATTTATGCCTttgatgatggagaaaaatcGAAAAGGGAGCAAGAAGAGTTGCTTGAGCCACAAGCGAAGCGGCAACGAACGGTGCCATCCATTGGTAATGCACCACTAA